The DNA region TTGGTTCTACTGAGATGCCAGTATCACCTGCATCTATTGAGTTTCTGCAGGATTTGATTCCCTTTCGATGCTCTCAGCCTCAGACTGATGATCTGCTAAGGGAGGTGTCAAGTGAGGAGGTTAGGGACATCCTATTTGCTATACCTTAGAATAAAAGCCCCGGGCCGGATGGTTTTCCGGTAGAATTTTACAAGTCTGCTTGGTCCACGGTTGGGGATGATCTAATCAGTGCAGTTCAGGAGTTTTTCCGCAATGGCCGTCTTCTCAAGGACATGAATACCACTGTCATATCTCTGATCCCTAAGACTCTGGAAGCCTCTGCCCTCTCGGAGTTCAGGCCTATCAGCTGTTGTAATCTTGCttataagattatttctaaaatcttggCTAATAGACTCAAACCATTGCTCATGGAGTTTATCTCGCCCAATCAGGCTGCTTTTCTTAGTGGGAGGAGCTTGGGAGAGAATGTCCTATTAGCCTCTGAGCTTATCCGAAACTATGAGAAGGCTACTTGCCCAAATAGTTCTTTACTCAAGGTGGATATAAGAAAGGCATTTGACACAGTTTGCTGGGACTTTGTTCTAAAGATCTTGGAAGCTTTGCACTTTCCACCTCTTTTCAGAACTTGGATAAAGGAATGCATATCTACGCCAAGGTTTTCGATTTCTATTAATGGTGAGCTCACGGGTTTCTTTGAAGGGAGGCAGGGTTTAAGGCAGGGAGATTGCATTTCTCTGTATCTTTTCATAATGGTCATGGAGGTGCTTTCTCGTATGCTAGATCAGGTTTTAGTGGAGGGTGTGTTCTCTGCACATCCGTTGTGTCTGTCCCCTCAACTAACTCACCTGGCATTTGCTGATGATCTCCTTGTTTTCTCTGATGGATCTGACCAATCTCTGCTTGGGATTACTGGCATTCTTCAGCAGTTCCGTCAACTGTCAGGTTTGGATATGAACCCAGCGAAGTCAGAGCTCTTCTTAGGTGGTTTTGATGAGTTAGAAGGATCAACGTTATCCAGTCTAATCGGTGTTAGACTTGGTCAGTTCCCAACACGTTACCTGGGTCTTCCTCTAAGCCCTACAAAGCTTACAATGGCGTCCTTACAACCTTTCTTGGAGAAGATAACAACCCATCTCCACTCGTGGACTGCAAAGTACCTCTCTTATGCTGGTAAGATACGGCTGATTGTTTCAGTTATATATGGGAAGGTCACCTTTTGGAGTCAAGTGTTTGTCCTTCCCAAAGGTTTCTATAAGAAGGTTGATTCCTTGTGTTATGCTTTTCTTTGGAAGAATGCCACGGATTTGGCCAGAGGGGCGCGCGTTGCCTGGAAAGATATCTGCAAAACAAAGCAGGAAGGGGGTCTGGGTATTCGGTCGCTTGAGGACTTTGCTGTTGTGTTCAGGTTGAAGCAAGTGTGGTATCTTTTCTCACGGTCAGGGTCTCTATGGTTCGGTGGTTGGATCATAACATCTTTGGGAGGAGGAGCCATTGGCTAATGGATATCTCTCCTCGTCTCTCTTGGAATGTTAGGAAGCTGATTGAAATTAAACCCACTCTAAAGGAACATCTTAGGTGTCAAGTCAGGAACGGGCTCAATGCTCTGTTCTGGTACGACTCCTGGACCAATCTAGGGCCCCTCATTGATCTTTTTGGTCCTATGGGTCCTCGTGAGCTGCGTATCCACCGGGAAGCTTCAGTCTATGAAGCTACGCTTGACGAGCAATGGTTCTTTCCAAGTGCTAGATCTTCCCAAGCTGAGCAACTCTAGATTTGCTTGTCTACTATCGTCCCTCCTTCCCCTGGAAGAGGTCAGGACTTCTTTCAATGGAGGCAACCATCAGGTACCTTCTCGAACACTTTCTCCACTCGTGGTACATGGCAACAAATACGAGAGAGAGCGCCGACCATGCCTTGGTACAAAGCTGTCTGGTTCAAGGAATCCGTTCCCCGGTTCTCCTTCATTCAGTGGCTCGCGATGCAAGGTAGGCTCACGACTAGAGATAGACTCAGGACATGGGGAATGAATGTCCCTTCATCTTGTTTCCTCTGTGAGTCGGGTCTGGACTCTCATGCTCACTTGTTCTTTGACTGCGAGTACTCAAAGGTTATAAGGGTTGATCTCGCAGAGAGTATTTCACCGAATCCTCCTTCTTCGATTTCGGCGGCAACCGGTTGGGTGCTCACTGTTCAGTCGTCCCCACCTCTCTATGCCAGCAAAATTCTCAAGTTCCTCTTGCAAGTTACAATTTACATGATCTGGAAGGAGCGGAATCACCAAATCTTCTCAGCTTCACAAACATCCGTCTCCGCTACCAGGATTCTCATTGACTGCACCATGCGCAATCGTCTCATTTAGTTCTCGCCGGAGGATCCCTCTATTGACTCTCTActtggtttttattttggttgtatcTCTCGCCAGGTTTTAAATCTGGCTTAAgctcaatatattttttttcttaaactgtTCTATTGTTCTCTCTTTCTAGAGATTGGCGTGTTTTTGGGTTTCCATTGTACAATGTAAACCTTTTTTACTGgtataaatttaacattaaccaaaaaaagagaaatgaggCTAGTCAGCCTCCAACTTtatctcaaaattttgttttccctcTCTTTAAGACCACATCTAAATTAATAAGTGTGGTTATTGGCTTTTTGCTAAAGAATAGAGACCATTTGTCCTTTTTTTATTacaataaattaagaaaattttgatttcttgtgATGGTGGATCCCTTTTCCTCGTGCTTCGAGCTCCGTTTAActtttcttacatttttataacatttttacgttgatttttttttttaaatttccaccACCTTACAAAAAgatttagcttttctttttttacgaAAAATCAGATAAAAGTTGCAACTCTTTTGCATAATCCTCTGTAGCAGAAATGGCGAAAGAGAACAGTAGTCACCACCTTGCAGaagcaaagagaaagagactcACTTGGATTCTTTGTGTAAGTGGACTTTGCATATTGTCGTATGTTCTTGGATCTTGGCAAAACAACACTGTCCCAACTTCTTCCTCTGAGGTTTACTCAAGNNNNNNNNNNNNNNNNNNNNNNNNNNNNNNNNNNNNNNNNNNNNNNNNNNNNNNNNNNNNNNNNNNNNNNNNNNNNNNNNNNNNNNNNNNNNNNNNNNNNNNNNNNNNNNNNNNNNNNNNNNNNNNNNNNNNNNNNNNNNNNNNNNNNNNNNNNNNNNNNNNNNNNNNNNNNNNNNNNNNNNNNNNNNNNNNNNNNNNNNNNNNNNNNNNNNNNNNNNNNNNNNNNNNNNNNNNNNNNNNNNNNNNNNNNNNNNNNNNNNNNNNNNNNNNNNNNNNNNNNNNNNNNNNNNNNNNNNNNNNNNNNNNNNNNNNNNNNNNNNNNNNNNNNNNNNNNNNNNNNNNNNNNNNNNNNATATCTGCAAAACAAAGCAGGAAGGGGGTCTGGGTATTCGGTCGCTTGAGGACTTTGCTGTTGTGTTCAGGTTGAAGCAAGTGTGGTATCTTTTCTCACGGTCAGGGTCTCTATGGTTCGGTGGTTGGATCATAACATCTTTGGGAGGAGGAGCCATTGGCTAATGGATATCTCTCCTCGTCTCTCTTGGAATGTTAGGAAGCTGATTGAAATTAAACCCACTCTAAAGGAACATCTTAGGTGTCAAGTCAGGAACGGGCTCAATGCTCTGTTCTGGTACGACTCCTGGACCAATCTAGGGCCCCTCATTGATCTTTTTGGTCCTATGGGTCCTCGTGAGCTGCGTATCCACCGGGAAGCTTCAGTCTATGAAGCTACGCTTGACGAGCAATGGTTCTTTCCAAGTGCTAGATCTTCCCAAGCTGAGCAACTCTAGATTTGCTTGTCTACTATCGTCCCTCCTTCCCCTGAAAGAGGTCAGGACTTCTTTCAATGGAGGCAACCATCAGGTACCTTCTCGAACACTTTCTCCACTCGTGGTACATGGCAACAAATACGAGAGAGAGCGCCGACCATGCCTTGGTACAAAGCTGTCTGGTTCAAGGAATCCGTTCCCCGGTTCTCCTTCATTCAGTGGCTCGCGATGCAAGGTAGGCTCACGACTAGAGATAGACTCAGGACATGGGGAATGAATGTCCCTTCATCTTGTTTCCTCTGTGAGTCGGGTCTGGACTCTCATGCTCACTTGTTCTTTGACTGCGAGTACTCAAAGGTTATAAGGGTTGATCTCGCAGAGAGTATTTCACCGAATCCTCCTTCTTCGATTTCGGCGGCAACCGGTTGGGTGCTCACTGTTCAGTCGTCCCCACCTCTCTATGCCAGCAAAATTCTCAAGTTCCTCTTGCAAGTTACAATTTACATGATCTGGAAGGAGCGGAATCACCAAATCTTCTCAGCTTCACAAACATCCGTCTCCGCTACCAGGATTCTCATTGACTGCACCATGCGCAATCGTCTCATTTAGTTCTCGCCGGAGGATCCCTCTATTGACTCTCTActtggtttttattttggttgtatcTCTCGCCAGGTTTTAAATCTGGCTTAAgctcaatatattttttttcttaaactgtTCTATTGTTCTCTCTTTCTAGAGATTGGCGTGTTTTTGGGTTTCCATTGTACAATGTAAACCTTTTTTACTGgtataaatttaacattaaccaaaaaaagagaaatgaggCTAGTCAGCCTCCAACTTtatctcaaaattttgttttccctcTCTTTAAGACCACATCTAAATTAATAAGTGTGGTTATTGGCTTTTTGCTAAAGAATAGAGACCATTTGTCCTTTTTTTATTacaataaattaagaaaattttgatttcttgtgATGGTGGATCCCTTTTCCTCGTGCTTCGAGCTCCGTTTAActtttcttacatttttataacatttttacgttgatttttttttttaaatttccaccACCTTACAAAAAgatttagcttttctttttttacgaAAAATCAGATAAAAGTTGCAACTCTTTTGCATAATCCTCTGTAGCAGAAATGGCGAAAGAGAACAGTAGTCACCACCTTGCAGaagcaaagagaaagagactcACTTGGATTCTTTGTGTAAGTGGACTTTGCATATTGTCGTATGTTCTTGGATCTTGGCAAAACAACACTGTCCCAACTTCTTCCTCTGAGGTTTACTCAAGAATGGGATGTGATGAAACAACAACCACCACTCGGGCTCAGacaaatccttcttcttcttcttctgatgagagtctctcttcttcctcctcctctttgtCCTCCTCGGAACCAGTTGGGTTAGATTTCGAAAGCCATCACAAACTCGAGCTTAAGGTTACGAATCAAACCGTAAAGTATTTTGAGCCATGTGACATGTCTTTGAGTGAGTACACTCCATGTGAAGAtcgagagagagggagaagatTCGATAGGAACATGATGAAATACAGAGAAAGACATTGTCCTTCGAAAGATGAGCTTCTTTATTGTCTGATTCCTCCTCCACCAAACTACAAGATCCCATTTAAATGGCCTCAGAGCAGAGACTATGCTTGGTACGACAACATCCCACACAAAGAGCTCAGTATTGAGAAAGCTATCCAGAATTGGATTCAAGTCGAAGGCGAAAGATTCAGATTCCCTGGTGGTGGCACTATGTTTCCACGTGGAGCTGATGCTTACATTGATGATATTGCTAGACTCATTCCTCTTACTGATGGAGCTATTAGAACAGCTATTGATACAGGATGTGGTGTAAGTTGTGATTTCTTATTACTATTTTAGATTTATCTATCTTTGActtggtattattattattttttttataacaaaccaaacattatattaaaatacaacttCTTGATTGGTTCCCAATCGGAAGAATAAAAGTTTGATTAATTCGATATTATTGGTTGTTTAGGTGGCGAGTTTTGGTGCTTACTTATTGAAAAGGGATATTGTGGCTATGTCTTTTGCTCCAAGAGACACTCATGAAGCTCAAGTTCAATTTGCGTTGGAACGTGGAGTTCCTGCGATTATCGGGATCATGGGATCAAGAAGACTTCCATATCCAGCTAGAGCTTTTGATCTTGCTCACTGTTCTCGTTGTTTGATTCCTTGGTTTCAAAACGGTAATgaacattttcttgatttttttcccATGAGGTTTCTTGATTGTTGTGTGNNNNNNNNNNNNNNNNNNNNNNNNNNNNNNNNNNNNNNNNNNNNNNNNNNNNNNNNNNNNNNNNNNNNNNNNNNNNNNNNNNNNNNNNNNNNNNNNNNNNNNNNNNNNNNNNNNNNNNNNNNNNNNNNNNNNNNNNNNNNNNNNNNNNNNNNNNNNNNNNNNNNNNNNNNNNNNNNNNNNNNNNNNNNNNNNNNNNNNNNNNNNNNNNNNNNNNNNNNNNNNNNNNNNNNNNNNNNNNNNNNNNNNNNNNNNNNNNNNNNNNNNNNNNNNNNNNNNNNNNNNNNNNNNNNNNNNNNNNNNNNNNNNNNNNNNNNNNNNNNNNNNNNNNNNNNNNNNNNNNNNNNNNNNNNNNNNNNNNNNNNNNNNNNNNNNNNNNNNNNNNNNNNNNNNNNNNNNNNNNNNNNNNNNNNNNNNNNNNNNNNNNNNNNNNNNNNNNNNNNNNNNNNNNNNNNNNNNNNNNNNNNNNNNNNNNNNNNNNNNNNNNNNNNNNNNNNNNNNNNNNNNNNNNNNNNNNNNNNNNNNNNNNNNNNNNNNNNNNNNNNNNNNNNNNNNNNNNNNNNNNNNNNNNNNNNNNNNNNNNNNNNNNNNNNNNNNNNNNNNNNNNNNNNNNNNNNNNNNNNNNNNNNNNNNNNNNNNNNNNNNNNNNNNNNNNNNNNNNNNNNNNNNNNNNNNNNNNNNNNNNNNNNNNNNNNNNNNNNNNNNNNNNNNNNNNNNNNNNNNNNNNNNNNNNNNNNNNNNNNNNNNNNNNNNNNNNNNNNNNNNNNNNNNNNNNNNNNNNNNNNNNNNNNNNNNNNNNNNNNNNNNNNNNNNNNNNNNNNNNNNNNNNNNNNNNNNNNNNNNNNNNNNNNNNNNNNNNNNNNNNNNNNNNNNNNNNNNNNNNNNNNNNNNNNNNNNNNNNNNNNNNNNNNNNNNNNNNNNNNNNNNNNNNNNNNNNNNNNNNNNNNNNNNNNNNNNNNNNNNNNNNNNNNNNNNNNNNNNNNNNNNNNNNNNNNNNNNNNNNNNNNNNNNNNNNNNNNNNNNNNNNNNNNNNNNNNNNNNNNNNNNNNNNNNNNNNNNNNNNNNNNNNNNNNNNNNNNNNNNNNNNNNNNNNNNNNNNNNNNNNNNNNNNNNNNNNNNNNNNNNNNNNNNNNNNNNNNNNNNNNNNNNNNNNNNNNNNNNNNNNNNNNNNNNNNNNNNNNNNNNNNNNNNNNNNNNNNNNNNNNNNNNNNNNNNNNNNNNNNNNNNNNNNNNNNNNNNNNNNNNNNNNNNNNNNNNNNNNNNNNNNNNNNNNNNNNNNNNNNNNNNNNNNNNNNNNNNNNNNNNNNNNNNNNNNNNNNNNNNNNNNNNNNNNNNNNNNNNNNNNNNNNNNNNNNNNNNNNNNNNNNNNNNNNNNNNNNNNNNNNNNNAACAAACTCAAACGAGTTCACAAATCTCCTCCTCTATGCAGCAAATCAGACCAACCCGATTTTGCTTGGTAACAATCCCAACCCCTCCTAAAATCATATTTACTCACATTTTTTcgtattattatattagatgtTTTCTATTATTGGCCATAACTCACGAAATTATAGATACTAACACtagattttgtttgataaatgtgttacaattttcaaattaatttcttGAAGTAActaattagaaatttagaataaaGAATGTTGCATAAACAACTAAAccgaaaaaaagaacaaaataattggctaaaacatcttatatatacaacaaaacggagcaagtatatattttctgatttttttatgaataataatttttgattatAGGTACAAAGACTTGGAATCTTGTGTAACACCATTGCCAGAAGCAAACAATCCAAACGAATTCGCAGGAGGCGCGTTGGAGGATTGGCCAGACCGAGCTTTTGCTGTACCGCCTAGGATAATCCGAGGTACTATACCGGACACTAATGCTGAAAAATTCAGAGAAGACAATGAAGTATGGAAGGAAAGAATAGCATATTACAAACAGATAATGCCAGAGTTTTCAAGGGGAAGATTCAGGAACATAATGGACATGAATGCGTACCTAGGAGGGTTTGCTGCCGCGATAATGAAATATCCATCTTGGGTTATGAATGTGGTTCCTGTGGATGCTGAGAAGCAAACGTTAGGTGTGATTTACGAACGAGGATTTATAGGGACGTATCAAGATTGGTGTGAAGGATTCTCTACGTATCCAAGAACTTATGATTTGATTCATGCCGGTGGATTGTTCAGCATTTACGAGAACAGGTAAACACCAATTACTATCCTATNNNNNNNNNNNNNNNNNNNNNNNNNNNNNNNNNNNNNNNNNNNNNNNNNNNNNNNNNNNNNNNNNNNNNNNNNNNNNNNNNNNNNNNNNNNNNNNNNNNNNNNNNNNNNNNNNNNNNNNNNNNNNNNNNNNNNNNNNNNNNNNNNNNNNNNNNNNNNNNNNNNNNNNNNNNNNNNNNNNNNNNNNNNNNNNNNNNNNNNNNNNNNNNNNNNNNNNNNNNNNNNNNNNNNNNNNNNNNNNNNNNNNNNNNNNNNNNNNNNNNNNNNNNNNNNNNNNNNNNNNNNNNNNNNNNNNNNNNNNNNNNNNNNNNNNNNNNNNNNNNNNNNNNNNNNNNNNNNNNNNNNNNNNNNNNNNNNNNNNNNNNNNNNNNNNNNNNNNNNNNNNNNNNNNNNNNNNNNNNNNNNNNNNNNNNNNNNNNNNNNNNNNNNNNNNNNNNNNNNNNNNNNNNNNNNNNNNNNNNNNNNNNNNNNNNNNNNNNNNNNNNNNNNNNNNNNNNNNNNNNNNNNNNNNNNNNNNNNNNNNNNNNNNNNNNNNNNNNNNNNNNNNNNNNNNNNNNNNNNNNNNNNNNNNNNNNNNNNNNNNNNNNNNNNNNNNNNNNNNNNNNNNNNNNNNNNNNNNNNNNNNNNNNNNNNNNNNNNNNNNNNNNNNNNNNNNNNNNNNNNNNNNNNNNNNNNNNNNNNNNNNNNNNNNNNNNNNNNNNNNNNNNNNNNNNNNNNNNNNNNNNNNNNNNNNNNNNNNNNNNNNNNNNNNNNNNNNNNNNNNNNNNNNNNNNNNNNNNNNNNNNNNNNNNNNNNNNNNNNNNNNNNNNNNNNNNNNNNNNNNNNNNNNNNNNNNNNNNNNNNNNNNNNNNNNNNNNNNNNNNNNNNNNNNNNNNNNNNNNNNNNNNNNNNNNNNNNNNNNNNNNNNNNNNNNNNNNNNNNNNNNNNNNNNNNNNNNNNNNNNNNNNNNNNNNNATAGGTACAAAGACTTGGAATCTTGTGTAACACCATTGCCAGAAGCAAACAATCCAAACGAATTCGCAGGAGGCGCGTTGGAGGATTGGCCAGACCGAGCTTTTGCTGTACCGCCTAGGATAATCCGGGGTACTATACCGGACACTAATGCTGAAAAATTCAGAGAAGACAATGAAGTATGGAAGGAAAGAATAGCATATTACAAACAGATAATGCCAGAGTTTTCAAGGGGAAGATTCAGGAACATAATGGACATGAATGCGTACCTAGGAGGGTTTGCTGCCGCGATAATGAAATATCCATCTTGGGTTATGAATGTGGTTCCTGTGGATGCTGAGAAGCAAACGTTAGGTGTGATTTACGAACGAGGATTTATAGGGACGTATCAAGATTGGTGTGAAGGATTCTCTACGTATCCAAGAACTTATGATTTGATTCATGCCGGTGGATTGTTCAGCATTTACGAGAACAGGTAAACACCAATTACTATCctatatcaaaaagaaaaaaaaaaagaaataaacaactACTAGACTTCGAAGTTTAtagttagtgtatatttttctaaaaaatctatAACCTTAAgcttattaagaaaaataacttGTTAATTGTAAACGGGCGTCAAACACAAATGAAAAGAGAAccttgttttgtgtttggtgGTTGCGTTGACGATTTACCAGTTTATTAGTAAATCAGTATGAAAATCATATTTGTGtccaataatttataatttatagcaaattttaattttttcaaccacatattaataaaaagaaaacttcaTGATTGGTAGTCCACACAAGAATAAACGAATTTACAACTCAAAAAtaacaatatgtatatatgtttttaaagtataatttaaacaatattacaaaagtagttatatttatatatattattgataatttaaGCTTGAAAATGTGTATATTTTTGTAGGTCTTGACACTTATTTGatagaaaatgtttaaaagaaaataaagaaatgtaaataattattttattttgtaaataaaattctcatgtaaatgcaaatatataagTTAAACTTGAACCAATCGTGATCTTATAAAAGTGCAAAtacacattttatttaaaaaatctccATGGTTTATTCTTACTAACAAAATGTgcatttgaattaatatttgtatttgaaatGAGATCTCACAGGCGTAAATTTTTATGTTGACATTGTTGATCATGTAAGGTGTGATGTGACTTTGATTCTACTTGAGATGGATAGAATACTAAGACCAGAGGGAACAGTGGTATTTAGGGACAATGTTGAAACATTGACGAAGATACAAAGCATAACCAATGGAATGAAGTGGAAGAGTCGAATTTTGGATCATGAGAAAGGCCCCTTCAACCCCGAGAAGATCCTTCTCGCTGTAAAATCATACTGGACCGGTCCTTCATCTTAACTATTTTGGAACTCTCTATTCCAATCTTCTTTATCTTGTGtgtctcattttttttttttttttttttttttttaaaaNNNNNNNNNNNNNNNNNNNNNNNNNNNNNNNNNNNNNNNNNNNNNNNNNNNNNNNNNNNNNNNNNNNNNNNNNNNNNNNNNNNNNNNNNNNNNNNNNNNNNNNNNNNNNNNNNNNNNNNNNNNNNNNNNNNNNNNNNNNNNNNNNNNNNNNNNNNNNNNNNNNNNNNNNNNNNNNNNNNNNNNNNNNNNNNNNNNNNNNNNNNNNNNNNNNNNNNNNNNNNNNNNNNNNNNNNNNNNNNNNNNNNNNNNNNNNNNNNNNNNNNNNNNNNNNNNNNNNNNNNNNNNNNNNNNNNNNNNNNNNNNNNNNNNNNNNNNNNNNNNNNNNNNNNNNNNNNNNNNNNNNNNNNNNNNNNNNNNNNNNNNNNNNNNNNNNNNNNNNNNNNNNNNNNNNNNNNNNNNNNNNNNNNNNNNNNNNNNNNNNNNNNNNNNNNNNNNNNNNNNNNNNNNNNNNNNNNNNNNNNNNNNNNNNNNNNNNNNNNNNNNNNNNNNNNNNNNNNNNNNNNNNNNNNNNNNNNNNNNNNNNNNNNNNNNNNNNNNNNNNNNNNNNNNNNNNNNNNNNNNNNNNNNNNNNNNNNNNNNNNNNNNNNNNNNNNNNNNNNNNNNNNNNNNNNNNNNNNNNNNNNNNNNNNNNNNNNNNNNNNNNNNNNNNNNNNNNNNNNNNNNNNNNNNNNNNNNNNNNNNNNNNNNNNNNNNNNNNNNNNNNNNNNNNNNNNNNNNNNNNNNNNNNNNNNNNNNNNNNNNNNNNNNNNNNNNNNNNNNNNNNNNNNNNNNNNNNNNNNNNNNNNNNNNNNNNN from Camelina sativa cultivar DH55 chromosome 3, Cs, whole genome shotgun sequence includes:
- the LOC104779050 gene encoding probable methyltransferase PMT18 codes for the protein MAKENSSHHLAEAKRKRLTWILCVSGLCILSYVLGSWQNNTVPTSSSEVYSRMGCDETTTTTRAQTNPSSSSSDESLSSSSSSLSSSEPVGLDFESHHKLELKVTNQTVKYFEPCDMSLSEYTPCEDRERGRRFDRNMMKYRERHCPSKDELLYCLIPPPPNYKIPFKWPQSRDYAWYDNIPHKELSIEKAIQNWIQVEGERFRFPGGGTMFPRGADAYIDDIARLIPLTDGAIRTAIDTGCGVASFGAYLLKRDIVAMSFAPRDTHEAQVQFALERGVPAIIGIMGSRRLPYPARAFDLAHCSRCLIPWFQNELKRVHKSPPLCSKSDQPDFAWYKDLESCVTPLPEANNPNEFAGGALEDWPDRAFAVPPRIIRGTIPDTNAEKFREDNEVWKERIAYYKQIMPEFSRGRFRNIMDMNAYLGGFAAAIMKYPSWVMNVVPVDAEKQTLGVIYERGFIGTYQDWCEGFSTYPRTYDLIHAGGLFSIYENSKSL
- the LOC109132275 gene encoding probable methyltransferase PMT18, which translates into the protein MPEFSRGRFRNIMDMNAYLGGFAAAIMKYPSWVMNVVPVDAEKQTLGVIYERGFIGTYQDWCEGFSTYPRTYDLIHAGGLFSIYENRCDVTLILLEMDRILRPEGTVVFRDNVETLTKIQSITNGMKWKSRILDHEKGPFNPEKILLAVKSYWTGPSS